A single window of Rhodoferax koreense DNA harbors:
- a CDS encoding ATP-binding protein, whose protein sequence is MDGLKRRLNESVQLKLSFTLSLAILVVAVVAGVFSFLSAFDEAHELQDDVLRQVAQLMDRQRLLPAVPTTDIRLKDVDEESRVIVQRLGEVSPSTVGVDAGGVLPLPATLADGLHTLEVGGETFRVLVKTTASGERIAVAQESGFRNEIARDGALRTVMPFLILVPVLLLIVADLVRKMFQPIAALSKEIDQRAEQELHPVEDRHLPVEVRPFVVAINRLLARVSQSMESQRRFVADAAHELRSPLTAMSLQAERLAEAEMSSVARERLTVLRQGIERGRSLLDQLLTLAKAQSATDLPKSPVSVQSIYRRVLEDLMPLAEAKHIDIGVEGALDAEVWASELDMIAVVKNLVDNAIRYTPEGGRVDLSVGVSEGKVVLRIQDSGPGIPLAERDRVFDPFYRTLGSEQIGSGLGLSIVQTIANRIGAEIRLDFSDQEKQTGLNVAVIAPMR, encoded by the coding sequence ATGGATGGTCTCAAAAGGCGCTTGAACGAATCAGTTCAGCTCAAGCTGTCCTTCACCTTGTCGCTGGCCATCCTCGTGGTGGCCGTTGTGGCGGGCGTATTCTCGTTCCTGTCCGCCTTCGATGAAGCGCACGAACTACAGGACGATGTACTGCGCCAGGTGGCGCAGCTCATGGATCGCCAGCGCTTGTTGCCTGCCGTGCCAACCACCGATATCCGTCTCAAGGATGTCGATGAAGAGTCGCGCGTGATCGTCCAGCGCTTGGGTGAGGTCAGTCCCTCTACGGTAGGCGTGGATGCAGGAGGCGTGCTCCCGCTCCCGGCGACCTTGGCGGATGGATTGCACACGCTGGAAGTTGGTGGCGAGACGTTTCGCGTGCTGGTCAAGACCACGGCGAGCGGCGAACGCATTGCTGTGGCTCAGGAGTCCGGTTTCCGCAATGAAATTGCCCGCGACGGGGCACTGCGCACGGTGATGCCTTTCTTGATTCTCGTGCCGGTGCTGCTGTTGATCGTTGCTGACCTGGTGCGCAAGATGTTCCAGCCCATCGCGGCGCTGTCCAAGGAAATAGACCAGCGGGCAGAGCAGGAACTGCATCCCGTCGAAGACCGCCACCTTCCGGTCGAGGTACGTCCGTTTGTCGTGGCGATCAATCGCCTGCTCGCTCGTGTCAGCCAGTCGATGGAATCTCAGCGCCGCTTTGTGGCGGATGCCGCGCACGAGCTACGTTCGCCGCTGACAGCCATGTCGCTGCAAGCAGAACGGCTCGCGGAAGCGGAAATGTCCAGCGTGGCGCGCGAACGGCTGACGGTTTTGCGCCAAGGGATCGAGCGCGGCCGCAGCCTGCTCGATCAACTCTTGACCTTGGCCAAGGCACAGTCGGCCACCGACCTGCCGAAGTCGCCTGTATCTGTCCAGAGCATCTACCGCCGCGTGCTGGAAGACCTCATGCCGCTGGCCGAGGCCAAGCACATCGACATCGGTGTCGAAGGCGCGCTGGACGCCGAAGTGTGGGCAAGCGAGCTGGACATGATCGCTGTGGTCAAGAACCTAGTCGATAACGCCATCCGCTACACGCCAGAGGGAGGGCGTGTTGATCTTTCTGTGGGTGTTTCGGAAGGGAAGGTCGTACTACGTATTCAGGACAGTGGGCCTGGCATTCCGTTGGCTGAACGGGATCGAGTGTTTGATCCCTTCTACCGCACGCTGGGGAGCGAGCAGATCGGCTCGGGTCTGGGACTATCCATTGTCCAGACGATTGCCAATCGCATCGGTGCTGAAATCCGCCTCGACTTCTCAGATCAAGAGAAGCAAACTGGCTTAAATGTTGCCGTTATCGCTCCCATGCGGTAG
- a CDS encoding response regulator transcription factor, whose amino-acid sequence MRVLLVEDDPMIGDAIQGALKDASYAADWVKDGQTALTTLGCQHYDLVLLDLGLPGKDGLEVLASIRAKDNPVPLLIITARDGLDDRLRGLDGGADDYVSKPFQMAELLARMRAVLRRKGGTAAPVLSNGVVTLDPATKEACANDGPQVQLSNREFSLLQALLVRPGAILSRSELEDRIYGWGEEVESNAVEYLIHALRRKLGGEVIKNVRGVGWMVSKGA is encoded by the coding sequence GTGCGGGTATTGCTGGTCGAAGACGATCCCATGATCGGTGACGCGATCCAGGGCGCATTGAAGGATGCGTCCTACGCCGCCGACTGGGTGAAGGACGGGCAGACGGCGCTCACCACGCTGGGCTGCCAGCATTACGACCTGGTGCTACTCGACCTCGGTCTGCCCGGAAAGGATGGGCTGGAGGTGCTGGCCAGCATCCGAGCCAAGGACAACCCGGTTCCCCTGCTCATCATCACGGCTCGCGATGGTCTGGATGATCGCCTGCGCGGCCTGGATGGCGGGGCCGACGACTATGTGTCCAAGCCCTTTCAGATGGCGGAACTGCTGGCCCGGATGCGCGCCGTCCTGAGGCGCAAAGGTGGCACGGCAGCTCCCGTGCTCAGCAACGGCGTGGTGACGCTTGACCCGGCCACCAAAGAGGCTTGTGCCAATGATGGCCCCCAAGTGCAACTGTCCAACCGCGAGTTCTCGTTACTGCAAGCCTTGCTGGTTCGGCCTGGTGCCATCCTTTCGCGCAGCGAACTGGAGGATCGCATCTATGGCTGGGGGGAAGAAGTCGAAAGCAATGCCGTCGAATATCTAATCCACGCACTGCGGCGCAAGCTCGGTGGCGAGGTCATCAAGAACGTCAGGGGGGTCGGATGGATGGTCTCAAAAGGCGCTTGA
- a CDS encoding membrane protein — MKTSTEHALAKVPEVTLGFWLIKIAATTLGETGGDAVSMSMNLGYLVGTAIFAAIFLAAVVAQVKAKDFHPFLYWTTIIATTTVGTTLADFADRSLGIGYAGGSSLLLALLLGSLFVWHRTLGSVSVSTVSSPKAEAFYWLTIMFSQTLGTALGDWTADTAGLGYTGAAVVFGGLLALVVAAYYWTSVSRTLLFWAAFILTRPLGAVVGDFLDKPVSAGGLALSRYSASAALLTFIVVAILLFRQRAARTAH; from the coding sequence ATGAAAACATCCACTGAACACGCTTTGGCCAAGGTGCCCGAAGTTACGCTGGGCTTCTGGCTCATCAAGATTGCCGCCACGACGCTCGGTGAAACTGGCGGTGATGCGGTTTCGATGTCCATGAACCTGGGCTACCTGGTCGGTACAGCCATCTTCGCGGCGATCTTCCTGGCTGCCGTGGTCGCGCAGGTCAAGGCCAAGGACTTCCACCCCTTCCTGTACTGGACGACCATCATCGCGACAACCACGGTCGGCACGACGCTGGCCGATTTCGCGGACCGATCGCTCGGAATCGGGTACGCTGGCGGTTCGAGCTTGCTGCTGGCCTTGCTGCTTGGCTCTCTCTTCGTCTGGCATCGCACCCTTGGCTCCGTGTCGGTAAGCACGGTCAGCTCGCCCAAGGCGGAAGCCTTTTACTGGTTGACGATTATGTTCTCCCAGACGCTGGGCACCGCGCTGGGCGACTGGACGGCTGATACGGCGGGCCTGGGATACACGGGTGCGGCCGTCGTGTTCGGCGGGCTGCTCGCGCTGGTCGTGGCAGCCTACTACTGGACGAGCGTGTCCCGCACGCTGCTGTTCTGGGCGGCGTTCATCCTGACGCGTCCGCTAGGTGCCGTGGTCGGCGATTTTCTGGACAAGCCGGTGAGCGCGGGCGGCTTGGCGCTGAGCCGCTATTCAGCGTCGGCCGCGCTGCTCACCTTCATAGTGGTGGCAATCCTGCTGTTCAGGCAGCGAGCCGCCAGGACGGCGCATTGA
- a CDS encoding membrane protein, with protein MNKLPTSSTTGWLNKVPEVALSFWIIKIMSTTVGETGADFLAVNAGWGQGVTRTVMAALLAAALFMQLRTRRYTPWIYWLTVVLVSVVGTQITDLLTDGLGVSLYISTSAFAVALAAIFFVWYRIERTLSIHDIVTRSRELFYWAAILCTFALGTAAGDLATEALGLGFTWGAVAFGVLIGITYTAWRMGGNAVLTFWIAYILTRPFGAALGDLLTQAKTYGGLGMGAMWTSALFLTVIVMLVAVAQIGMNGRRSAQLVE; from the coding sequence ATGAACAAATTGCCCACGAGCAGCACCACTGGCTGGCTCAATAAAGTCCCGGAAGTCGCGCTGTCGTTCTGGATCATCAAGATCATGTCCACCACGGTGGGCGAGACGGGAGCCGATTTCCTGGCGGTCAACGCAGGGTGGGGGCAAGGCGTGACTCGAACCGTCATGGCTGCCCTGTTGGCGGCCGCCTTGTTCATGCAGTTGCGCACCCGACGCTATACCCCTTGGATTTACTGGCTGACGGTGGTACTGGTCAGCGTGGTCGGCACCCAGATCACCGATCTGCTGACCGATGGCCTTGGCGTCAGCCTGTACATCAGCACCTCGGCGTTCGCCGTTGCGCTCGCCGCGATCTTCTTCGTCTGGTATCGGATCGAGCGCACCCTGTCCATTCACGACATTGTGACGCGCAGCCGGGAGCTGTTCTATTGGGCTGCCATCCTCTGCACGTTCGCGCTGGGCACGGCTGCTGGCGATTTGGCGACCGAGGCATTGGGCTTGGGCTTTACCTGGGGCGCGGTGGCGTTCGGTGTGCTGATTGGCATCACCTATACCGCCTGGCGCATGGGCGGCAACGCCGTTCTGACCTTCTGGATCGCCTACATCTTGACCCGCCCCTTCGGGGCCGCACTCGGCGACTTGCTGACGCAGGCCAAGACTTATGGTGGCCTTGGCATGGGTGCCATGTGGACAAGCGCCTTGTTCCTCACGGTGATCGTCATGCTGGTGGCCGTCGCGCAGATCGGCATGAATGGACGCCGCTCGGCCCAGCTCGTCGAATAA
- a CDS encoding undecaprenyl-diphosphatase, with protein sequence MESLNHTFFLWLNAPEHPSALALTLATFFAEQLIWAVPLLIGIGWLRGGEPTRKTMLVASASGLLGLLINQIIGLAWLHPRPFMIGLGHTLIPHVADSSFPSDHLTLWWAVAFSLALQRGPRIAGVTLALLGVPIAWARIYLGVHFPFDMLGAIAVAAICAWLTLREAHWYLLPSYQLSTGIHRRLFSGLIALGWVRE encoded by the coding sequence ATGGAATCACTCAACCATACATTTTTTCTCTGGCTCAACGCACCGGAGCATCCCAGTGCTTTGGCTCTGACGTTGGCCACCTTCTTTGCCGAACAGCTCATCTGGGCGGTTCCACTCCTGATCGGCATCGGCTGGCTTCGCGGCGGCGAGCCTACCCGCAAGACGATGCTCGTTGCTAGCGCATCGGGATTGCTGGGCCTGCTCATCAACCAGATCATCGGCCTGGCTTGGTTGCATCCTCGACCTTTCATGATCGGCCTGGGTCACACCCTCATCCCTCATGTTGCCGATTCGTCTTTCCCAAGCGATCACCTGACGCTGTGGTGGGCGGTTGCCTTCAGCCTCGCGCTGCAACGAGGCCCACGAATTGCAGGCGTGACTTTGGCTTTGCTGGGCGTTCCCATTGCCTGGGCGCGCATCTACCTTGGAGTGCACTTCCCATTCGACATGCTCGGGGCCATCGCCGTTGCTGCAATCTGTGCCTGGCTGACGTTACGTGAAGCACACTGGTATCTATTGCCAAGTTATCAACTTTCCACCGGAATCCATCGGCGGCTTTTCAGCGGGTTGATCGCGCTTGGATGGGTGCGCGAGTGA